One window of the Penaeus monodon isolate SGIC_2016 chromosome 1, NSTDA_Pmon_1, whole genome shotgun sequence genome contains the following:
- the LOC119576800 gene encoding counting factor 45-1-like — protein sequence MDCVLHLQNLQKYSEKLHLLQGDKKNHGSAQSVSLCSRVMFSGGGIEKRGISKAVNKRSSSRRSSSSSTGSGSTSGSSSGSGSSSGSSSESGRSNNSGSSSGSGSGSGSGSTPLGSPPHVQMASHESLNSESKSSSLNSKLGHESVSNKTQEATNYIVLMHNTSICSIEVFVY from the exons ATGGACTGTGTTCTTCATTTACAGAACCTGCAAAAATATTCTGAGAAGCTCCATTTATTGCAGG GTGACAAGAAGAATCATGGTTCTGCCCAGTCAGTCTCCCTGTGTAGCAG GGTTATGTTCTCTGGCGGAGGAATTGAAAAACGAGGCATAAGCAAAGCCGTGAACAagcgcagcagcagcaggagaagcagcagcagcagcaccggCAGCGGCAGCACCAGTGGAAGCAGTAGCGGAAGTGGCAGCAGTAGTGGAAGCAGCAGCGAGAGTGGCCGGAGCAACAACAGTGGCAGCAGCAGTGGCAGTGGTAGCGGAAGTGGCAGCGGTAGCACCCCCCTCGGCTCCCCCCCGCACGTGCAGATGGCTTCCCACGAGTCACTCAACTCAGAGTCCAAGTCCAGCTCTCTCAACTCCAAACTTGGACATGAGTCTGTAAGTAACAAGACACAGGAAGCTACAAATTACATTGTTCTTATGCATAATACATccatatgca